A window of Aeromicrobium duanguangcaii genomic DNA:
CGCCAGCAAGGTCGCGATCGACGTCCACCCGACCTCGTTCGAGATCCTCGACGCCGTGCAGACGGTCGCCGGGGCGCTCGGGGGAGTGGATCCGCTGGGCTTCGTCCTGACCGGCGGCGACGACTACGCCCTGGCCGCCACGTTCCCGGCCGACGCGACGCTGCCCGAGGGATGGACGCGCATCGGCGTCGTCCGGTCGGGCGAGGGCGTCACGGTCGCCGGAGCCCCCTGGGAGGGCGGCCCCGGCCACCGGCACTGGACCTGAGCGTCAGTCCTGGATCCGCGCGAACGGTGAGGCGGCCTCGAGCTCGAAGGCCAGCTCCAGCAGCGTGCGCTCGTCGCCGTGGTCGGCCGAGAAGTGCAGGCCCAGCGGCAGGTTCTGCGAGGTGCGTCCCAGCGGCAGGCTGATCGCGGGACCGCCCGAGGCGTTGTTGAGCGGCGTGTAGGCGACGTAGGTGCGCAGCCGGTCGAACGCCTCCTCGAACTCCACGCCGGGGTCGAGCCAGCCGATCTCGGGCGTCGTGTGGCCCAGCGTCGGGCTGAGGATGACGTCCCAGTCGGCGAAGACCTCGCTGTACTGACGCGCCGAGCGCTTCAGCGCGACGATCGCGCCGGGCGTGCGCCAGAAGCTGCGCAGGAACGCCTGGGCGAGTCCGCGCGTGAACGGGTCGACCTTGCTGCGGTCGAAGTCACGCGACACCACGAACCGGCCGGTGTAGTCCAGCGAGAAGGCCAGCGTGCGCCAGTACTGGACGAAGTGACGCTCGAACGTCGGGTCCACGGGGATCGGCATCTCGACGACCTCGTGGCCCAGCGAGGAGACGAGCTCGGCGGTGCGGAGCAGCTCGCGGGTGCTGTCCGCGTCGAGATCGGCGCCGTGCAGGGTCTCGGTGACGAGGCCGACGCGCAGCCGGCGCTTCGACGGTCCCTCGACCAGACCGACGCGCGGAAGGCGGGGGACCGGCCGGTACCGCTCGGCGGCGGCCAGGAACACGGCGGTGTCGCGCACGCTGCGGGTCATCACGCCGTTGGCGACGATGTCCAGCGGCGCGTCCTTCATCTCCTTGGCCGGCGCCAGGCGGTTGCGGGTCGTCTTCAGGCCGACCAGTCCGCACGCCGCGGCGGGGATCCGGATGGAGCCGCCGCCGTCGTTGCCGTGGGCGATCGGCACCGCGCCGGCCGCGACGAGCGCCGCCGAGCCGCCCGAGGAGGCGCCGCTGGAGAACCGGGGGTCCCACGGGTTGCGGGTGGGCTCGCGGTCGACGAACTCGGTCGAGGCGGTCAGGCCGAAGGCCGGCAGGGTGGTGGCGCCGACGACGTTGAGGCCGGTCGCGAGGAACTGCTCGGTGAACTCCTCGTGGGAGTCGGCGGGGGTCGCGGGCACGGCGGCGGAGCCCTGCTGCGTGGGCAGGCCCTTGAAGTCGGTGTTGTTCTTGATCAGGCTCGGCACACCCGCGAGCGGCGCGCCCTCGGCGAGCGGCTCCTCGGCCCGGACGGCGGCGCGGGCACGGTCGTCGTGTGCGATCGCGTTCAGGGTCGGATCGACCCGATCGATGCGGGCGAGGGATGCCTGGAGGGCCTCGGAGGCGCTGATGGCTCCGGAGGCGATGAGCTGGGCCACCGCGACGGCGTCGTGATCGGCGAGGACGTCGTCGGTGAAGGCGTGGGTTCGGGTCACCCCGTGAGAATAGACAACGGCGGCCCGAAGGCCGCCGTTGTCATGAAAAGTGCCGAACGTCTCAGCGCGAGACCTTGCCAGCCTTGAGGCAACCGGTGCAGACGTTGAGCCGCTTCGGAGTGCCCTCGACGGTGGCGCGGACGCGCTGGATGTTCGGATCGAAACGACGCTTGGTACGTCGGTGCGAGTGGGACACGTTGTGGCCGAAGCCCGGTCCCTTGCCGCACACATCGCAGACGGCTGCCACGGCGACCACTCCTGAACTAGATCGGGGGAATACAACCTCACCATCGTACCTGACGCGACACGGCCAGCGCGAATCGAGTCCCGACGACTCCTCGATAGGCTCACCCCCATGGCCCTGCGGATCGAGAGTGAGCGCTTCGGCGCGTGGGTCCGCCTGTGCACCGAGTCGCTCGCCGTCGCCCGCGACGAGATCGACGCGCTCAACGTCTTCCCCGTGCCCGACAGCGACACCGGCACGAACGCGTACTTCACGTTCGTCTCCGGCGTCGAGGCGATCGACGCCCTTCCGGCCGGCGCCACCCCGCTCGACACCATGCGCGCCTTCGCCGAGGGCCTGCTGATCGGCGCCCGCGGGAACTGCGGCACGATCCTGGCCGAGCTGGTCCGCGGCAGCCTGCGCGTGCTGCGCGGCTGCGTCGACGGACTGACGGCGGACGACGTGGCCGAGGCGCTCGGCGCGGCCTCGGCCGCCGCCTACGCCGCGGTCGGCCGACCACAGGAGGGCACGATCCTCACCGTGGCCGCCGCGGCCGCGAAGGCCGGTCGCGAGGCGGCCGCGGCCGACGACGACCCGAAGCGCGTGTTCGACGTGGCGGCGGGCGCGGCCCGCGAGGCGCTCGCGCTGACCCCCACCCAGTTCGAGAAGCTCGCCCGCGCCGGTGTCGTCGACGCGGGCGGTCGGGCGCTCGTCGTGGTGCTGGACTCCGTCGCCTTCGCCCTGACCGGGCGCGTCCCGTCGCCGCGCCCCGCCACGGTGCCGGTGCCCCTCGTCGAGCCGGGCTCGGACCTGGCCGAGGACGGGCCGTCCTACGAGGTCATGTTCCTGCTGCGCACGCCCGACGAGCGGATCCCGGCGCTGCGCGAGGCCCTCGAGCCGCTGGGCGACTCGCTCGTGGTGGTCGGGGGAGAGGGGCTGTGGAACGTCCACGTCCACGTCGACGACGTGGGAGCCGCCATCGAGGCGGGCATCGGCGCCGGGTCCCCGTTCCAGATCTCGGTCACCCACTTCGCCGACCAGATCGCCCGGGCCGCGTCGGTCACGGGCGGCCGCGTCATCATCAGCGCCGTCACCGGACCGGGCCTGGCCGACCTCACGAGCCGCGCCGGCGGCACGCCGCTGATGTTCGGTCCCGACGAGCCGTTGAGCGTCGCGATGGTGACCGAGGCGATCCGCGACAGCAAGGCCGACGAGGTCATCTGCCTGCCCAACCGCAGCGGCCACATCGCGATGTTCGAGGCGGCCGCGGCCGCCGCTCGCGACGAGGGCGCGCGGGTGGCGGTGCTGCCGACGACCGTGCAGGTCCAGGCGCTCACCGCGCTGGCGGTCCACGATCCCGGGCGCCCCTTCGACGTCGTCGTGGTCGCCATGTCGAACGCGGCGGGCGCGACCCGCCACGGCGCGATCACGATCGCGGCCGAGGACGGCATCACCATGGCCGGTCCCTGCAAGGCCGGCGACGTGCTCGGCGTCGTCAACGGAGACTTCGCGATCATCGGCGCCTCGCAGGCCGACGTGGCGTACGAGATCCTCCAGCGCCTC
This region includes:
- a CDS encoding DAK2 domain-containing protein; this translates as MALRIESERFGAWVRLCTESLAVARDEIDALNVFPVPDSDTGTNAYFTFVSGVEAIDALPAGATPLDTMRAFAEGLLIGARGNCGTILAELVRGSLRVLRGCVDGLTADDVAEALGAASAAAYAAVGRPQEGTILTVAAAAAKAGREAAAADDDPKRVFDVAAGAAREALALTPTQFEKLARAGVVDAGGRALVVVLDSVAFALTGRVPSPRPATVPVPLVEPGSDLAEDGPSYEVMFLLRTPDERIPALREALEPLGDSLVVVGGEGLWNVHVHVDDVGAAIEAGIGAGSPFQISVTHFADQIARAASVTGGRVIISAVTGPGLADLTSRAGGTPLMFGPDEPLSVAMVTEAIRDSKADEVICLPNRSGHIAMFEAAAAAARDEGARVAVLPTTVQVQALTALAVHDPGRPFDVVVVAMSNAAGATRHGAITIAAEDGITMAGPCKAGDVLGVVNGDFAIIGASQADVAYEILQRLDLATAEMVTLVLGRDCEPQVSDELAARVRRDAPHVDVEVIEGDQDTYSLFLAVE
- the rpmB gene encoding 50S ribosomal protein L28 yields the protein MAAVCDVCGKGPGFGHNVSHSHRRTKRRFDPNIQRVRATVEGTPKRLNVCTGCLKAGKVSR
- a CDS encoding amidase, which encodes MTRTHAFTDDVLADHDAVAVAQLIASGAISASEALQASLARIDRVDPTLNAIAHDDRARAAVRAEEPLAEGAPLAGVPSLIKNNTDFKGLPTQQGSAAVPATPADSHEEFTEQFLATGLNVVGATTLPAFGLTASTEFVDREPTRNPWDPRFSSGASSGGSAALVAAGAVPIAHGNDGGGSIRIPAAACGLVGLKTTRNRLAPAKEMKDAPLDIVANGVMTRSVRDTAVFLAAAERYRPVPRLPRVGLVEGPSKRRLRVGLVTETLHGADLDADSTRELLRTAELVSSLGHEVVEMPIPVDPTFERHFVQYWRTLAFSLDYTGRFVVSRDFDRSKVDPFTRGLAQAFLRSFWRTPGAIVALKRSARQYSEVFADWDVILSPTLGHTTPEIGWLDPGVEFEEAFDRLRTYVAYTPLNNASGGPAISLPLGRTSQNLPLGLHFSADHGDERTLLELAFELEAASPFARIQD